A genomic region of Petrotoga sibirica DSM 13575 contains the following coding sequences:
- a CDS encoding ComEC/Rec2 family competence protein, which translates to MFLFLLKLFEKDKLKVFLIGVLLFPALLYIPINLNSEVGILGKIIDKRGNYYTVFSKKIYYENQWQNYRNYYKFYYREFSTVPITTGKNVYIYGTIENDFLRAEYMAPANNNSIMKVKDLATNRLSENIENNEALDILTSSFMGNIRDKEVFQKTGTLHLFAVSGMHVYIIYSMISFFLNFFILKRNLRLILYSTIITFYLIFTGFTPSSVRAVLLLITLNLFRLFDVPVSSFNILGLIGYLNLLFIPNNLMNVSFQMSYAATFMILFTMNYVENQYFRSLSVPIAAYVGIFPIALIHFGEISLTGLFITPILTPAISLLILCSILSILLPFNFVHFFSTFFALSLKNFVNLFTFWEPIEFSSLFIPLFLWSLIFLLYVWLLQSKQKRPQFNRGP; encoded by the coding sequence TTGTTTCTTTTTCTTTTAAAACTCTTTGAAAAAGATAAATTAAAAGTCTTTTTAATCGGTGTTTTGTTGTTTCCTGCCTTGTTATACATTCCCATCAATCTCAATTCAGAAGTGGGTATTTTGGGAAAAATTATAGACAAAAGAGGAAATTATTATACGGTATTTTCAAAAAAAATCTATTATGAAAATCAATGGCAGAATTATAGGAATTATTATAAATTTTACTACCGTGAATTCAGCACGGTTCCCATCACCACGGGCAAAAACGTTTACATATATGGAACAATTGAAAACGATTTTCTTAGAGCTGAATATATGGCTCCTGCTAACAACAACTCGATTATGAAGGTAAAAGATCTTGCAACCAATAGATTGTCTGAAAACATAGAAAATAATGAGGCACTTGATATATTGACGAGCTCTTTTATGGGTAATATACGGGATAAAGAGGTATTTCAAAAAACAGGGACTTTGCATCTATTTGCCGTTTCAGGTATGCACGTTTACATAATTTACTCAATGATCAGCTTCTTTCTAAACTTTTTTATCTTGAAAAGAAACCTAAGACTCATTTTATACTCTACTATCATCACTTTTTATTTGATTTTTACCGGATTCACCCCAAGTTCTGTACGGGCTGTATTGCTTTTAATCACCTTGAACTTATTCAGACTTTTCGATGTCCCTGTTAGCTCCTTCAACATTTTAGGATTAATAGGATATCTCAACCTTTTGTTCATTCCTAATAATCTTATGAACGTTAGTTTTCAAATGAGTTATGCAGCGACTTTTATGATTTTATTTACAATGAACTATGTAGAAAATCAATATTTTAGATCTTTATCTGTCCCCATAGCGGCATATGTTGGTATATTTCCTATAGCTCTGATACACTTTGGAGAAATTTCTTTGACTGGACTTTTCATAACGCCTATTCTAACACCTGCTATTTCATTATTAATCTTATGTAGTATTTTATCAATATTGTTGCCTTTCAATTTTGTTCATTTTTTTTCAACTTTTTTTGCTTTGTCACTAAAAAATTTCGTAAATCTTTTTACCTTTTGGGAACCAATTGAATTTAGTTCTTTATTTATTCCCTTATTTTTATGGAGCTTGATCTTTTTGCTATATGTATGGCTTCTTCAAAGTAAACAAAAAAGGCCCCAATTTAATAGAGGCCCTTAA
- the gcvH gene encoding glycine cleavage system protein GcvH, producing the protein MKKYALTHECVTIEGNIATVGISSKAAEELGDVTYVELPEVGKEVKKGEVLCTIESVKSAEDIYVPLSGKIVEVNKDLEDKPEIINEDAENKGWIVKIEFSDQSEIEDLLDEDPPM; encoded by the coding sequence ATGAAGAAATACGCACTTACCCATGAATGTGTAACAATAGAAGGGAACATAGCAACTGTCGGAATTTCTTCAAAGGCTGCTGAAGAATTGGGTGATGTTACCTACGTTGAATTACCAGAAGTTGGAAAAGAAGTAAAAAAAGGTGAAGTCCTGTGCACCATAGAATCTGTAAAGTCAGCAGAAGATATATATGTACCTTTAAGTGGGAAAATCGTTGAAGTTAACAAAGATCTTGAAGACAAGCCAGAAATAATAAACGAAGACGCCGAAAATAAAGGATGGATTGTAAAAATTGAATTTTCTGATCAATCAGAGATCGAAGATCTTTTAGATGAAGACCCTCCAATGTAA
- a CDS encoding ECF transporter S component, whose translation MKVRTKRLVTISLLSGISFVLGFTPLGFIPIPPANATTMHIPVIIGAILEGPVAGMIIGLIFGVSSIIQALLRPNILSFAFINPLVSVLPRILIGLVSYYSYRLVFELFSSNKEKVSKWRNSVSVGVGAALGTLTNTVGVLSMMYLLFADRIATAMGVAREAVGGVMLGIGLTNGIPEIIIAVLITVGVIRAVKKAGY comes from the coding sequence ATGAAAGTAAGAACCAAGCGCTTGGTGACTATATCGTTGTTATCTGGTATTTCTTTTGTTCTAGGATTTACTCCATTGGGGTTTATTCCCATTCCCCCAGCAAATGCCACAACTATGCATATTCCAGTTATAATTGGGGCAATATTGGAGGGACCTGTGGCAGGAATGATCATAGGATTGATATTTGGGGTGTCTAGCATAATTCAAGCACTTTTAAGACCAAACATACTGTCTTTTGCTTTTATTAATCCGTTAGTTTCTGTATTACCAAGAATACTGATTGGTTTAGTTTCATATTATTCATACAGGTTAGTATTTGAACTTTTCTCGAGTAATAAAGAAAAAGTTTCAAAGTGGAGAAATAGCGTATCTGTTGGTGTAGGTGCTGCTTTAGGAACTTTGACTAACACCGTAGGTGTTTTAAGTATGATGTATCTCTTATTTGCTGACAGGATAGCTACCGCTATGGGAGTAGCAAGGGAAGCGGTAGGTGGGGTAATGTTAGGTATAGGCCTAACAAACGGTATCCCAGAGATTATTATAGCGGTATTAATAACCGTTGGAGTAATCAGAGCTGTAAAAAAAGCAGGTTATTAG